One segment of Nostoc flagelliforme CCNUN1 DNA contains the following:
- a CDS encoding cation:proton antiporter, producing the protein MHLLDPINFSFPLLATATQAADSSMVVAAVLLSLVVVYLASKVGGELSNQVGLPPVLGELVGGVVVGISVFHLLVFPEGGTDSSNSLIMSFLQITAGLTPEATPAVFAAQSEVISVLAELGVIILLFEIGLESNLKDLMAVGIQATVVAIVGVVVPFAAGTVGLMTLFGIAAVPAIFAGAALTATSIGITSKVLSELGRLNSKEGQIILGAAVIDDVLGIIVLAVVASLAKDGVVDVSKVIYLIISATGFILGAILLGNVFNKSFVAIADKLKTRGGLVIPAFIFAFAMAYLAAVIHLEAILGAFAAGLVLEETDKRKELQRQVCPIADMLVPIFFVTVGAKTDLGVLNPAIPDNREGLIMATFLIIVAILGKVITGLSVFGQPEINRLAIGVGMIPRGEVGLVFAGVGAASGALSKPLGAAIIMMVILTTFLAPPLLRFVFPDPKTVDSGSDQLILDGSSGTSLVIEPPQLRVPASTDSGNLEVTPESSDR; encoded by the coding sequence ATGCATTTGTTAGATCCAATCAACTTCTCTTTTCCTCTGCTGGCTACCGCAACACAAGCCGCAGACAGTTCAATGGTAGTAGCAGCAGTGTTACTAAGCCTAGTAGTCGTTTATCTCGCCAGCAAAGTTGGTGGAGAGTTATCAAACCAAGTGGGTTTACCGCCTGTCTTAGGCGAACTTGTAGGTGGCGTGGTAGTTGGTATCTCTGTTTTCCACCTTTTAGTGTTTCCAGAAGGCGGCACAGACAGTTCTAACTCTTTGATCATGTCCTTCCTTCAAATCACTGCTGGTTTAACGCCTGAAGCCACTCCAGCCGTGTTTGCAGCGCAGTCTGAGGTGATTTCTGTTTTGGCAGAATTGGGTGTGATCATCCTACTGTTTGAAATCGGCTTGGAATCGAACTTAAAAGACTTAATGGCAGTTGGTATCCAAGCTACTGTCGTTGCAATAGTGGGGGTAGTAGTACCCTTTGCTGCTGGTACTGTGGGGCTGATGACTTTGTTTGGAATTGCTGCTGTACCCGCAATTTTTGCCGGGGCGGCTTTGACTGCCACTAGTATCGGTATTACTTCTAAGGTGCTGTCAGAGTTGGGGCGACTCAATTCTAAAGAAGGACAGATTATTTTGGGTGCTGCCGTAATTGACGACGTTTTGGGAATCATCGTTTTAGCGGTAGTTGCCAGCCTAGCTAAAGATGGCGTGGTGGATGTCAGCAAAGTGATTTATTTGATTATCAGCGCCACTGGTTTTATTTTGGGAGCAATCCTACTAGGCAATGTTTTCAACAAGTCCTTTGTAGCGATCGCTGATAAACTCAAAACACGCGGTGGATTAGTAATACCAGCATTTATCTTCGCCTTTGCTATGGCATACCTTGCTGCCGTCATCCACTTAGAAGCAATTTTAGGAGCTTTTGCGGCGGGTTTAGTTCTAGAAGAGACAGATAAGCGCAAAGAATTGCAAAGGCAAGTCTGTCCCATTGCCGATATGTTAGTGCCAATTTTCTTTGTGACTGTTGGCGCAAAAACCGATTTGGGAGTTTTAAACCCAGCAATTCCCGATAATCGAGAAGGTTTAATTATGGCAACTTTCCTGATCATAGTAGCCATTCTCGGTAAAGTAATCACAGGCTTAAGCGTGTTTGGTCAACCGGAAATCAACCGTTTAGCGATCGGTGTGGGGATGATTCCTAGAGGGGAAGTCGGATTAGTATTTGCTGGTGTCGGTGCAGCCAGTGGCGCTCTATCGAAACCGTTAGGGGCAGCAATTATCATGATGGTTATCTTGACAACCTTTTTAGCCCCTCCTTTGTTACGATTTGTATTTCCAGATCCAAAAACTGTGGATTCAGGCTCAGACCAACTGATTTTAGATGGTTCCTCTGGAACCTCGTTGGTAATTGAACCGCCTCAGTTGAGGGTGCCAGCATCAACTGACAGTGGAAATTTGGAAGTAACCCCAGAATCTAGCGATCGCTAA
- a CDS encoding N-acetylmuramoyl-L-alanine amidase has translation MKLHWLLPSTIGTIFMLSSPVMAARLESWRFDANQNRLEINTVGAVQPQAQLIFNPTRLVIDLPGTTFGRPQLTQQVGGGIRSIRVGQFDTETTRIVVELTPGYTLDPKRVQFVATTGDRWTVQLPRPEVDKVASSPTLSPRSAYTVVTPDSEPQPSISRVATTTRGATQIENLQVTGDGLFIRTSGGNPAIQVIRSRDRATIFMDISDASLSPRLTQQNNIPVNKHGISRVEFTRLQTQPPGVRLTLRVDKNSPDWQASNSNGAGLVILPSPVVRLPGNNNFGNQSQPPSFPSRPSANNSPATIESVQLADNGRQLLIRGDQTLSATGTWDRSAGLFRVTITNAKLAPRVTGPTFVANSPILRVRLQPQEPNTVVVLVQPAAGVQLGQPRQIGDQLLVPIQGSRRIVALPGRPPFALPGLPPPNRGPFPDPNNPNPQPLRQPQRPLTNGRVVVLIDPGHGGKDPGAVGLGGLREKDIILSIGKRIAQVLQQNGVQVVMTRDSDYFVTLPGRVQLAERANADVFVSIHANAVGPGRSDVSGLETYYYGSGLGLARTVHNSILQNVNVRDRGVRRARFFVLRKSSMPSILVETGYLTGRDDNAKLRTSAYQNQMADAIARGVLQYLKRR, from the coding sequence GTGAAATTACACTGGTTACTACCCAGCACTATTGGAACTATCTTCATGCTATCGTCGCCGGTAATGGCTGCGAGACTTGAATCTTGGCGCTTTGATGCCAATCAAAACAGGCTGGAAATTAATACTGTGGGTGCAGTTCAACCCCAAGCACAACTAATTTTCAACCCGACTCGGTTGGTAATTGATTTGCCAGGGACTACATTTGGGCGTCCGCAGCTAACCCAACAGGTGGGCGGTGGAATTCGCTCGATCCGGGTTGGGCAGTTTGATACAGAAACAACCCGTATAGTTGTCGAACTGACTCCTGGCTATACTTTAGACCCCAAACGAGTGCAATTTGTTGCTACAACTGGCGATCGCTGGACGGTGCAATTACCTAGACCAGAAGTGGATAAAGTAGCCTCATCTCCCACTTTATCTCCCAGAAGTGCCTACACTGTTGTTACCCCAGACTCTGAACCTCAACCTAGTATTTCAAGGGTTGCCACTACTACACGAGGGGCGACTCAAATTGAGAACTTACAAGTAACAGGCGATGGGTTGTTCATTCGCACCAGTGGTGGTAATCCTGCAATTCAGGTAATTCGGAGCCGCGATCGCGCTACCATCTTCATGGACATTTCTGACGCATCTTTATCACCACGTCTGACGCAACAGAATAATATCCCCGTTAACAAACATGGTATTAGCCGCGTCGAATTCACCCGGCTACAAACCCAACCTCCTGGCGTTCGCCTGACTTTACGGGTAGACAAAAATAGCCCCGACTGGCAAGCAAGTAATAGTAACGGTGCTGGATTAGTAATTCTACCTAGTCCCGTTGTCAGATTGCCTGGAAATAATAATTTTGGCAATCAGTCACAACCGCCCTCCTTTCCCAGCAGACCATCTGCTAACAACTCCCCAGCAACAATAGAGTCTGTACAACTGGCTGATAATGGCAGACAACTGCTAATTAGAGGCGACCAAACTTTATCTGCCACGGGAACCTGGGATAGATCCGCAGGTCTGTTCCGTGTCACAATTACCAATGCCAAGTTAGCTCCTAGAGTCACAGGCCCTACTTTTGTTGCCAATAGCCCCATTCTCCGGGTACGTCTGCAACCCCAAGAACCCAACACAGTCGTTGTTTTAGTTCAACCAGCAGCCGGAGTGCAACTTGGGCAACCCAGACAAATTGGTGACCAGCTTTTGGTACCAATACAAGGCTCTCGGCGAATTGTCGCCCTCCCCGGAAGACCCCCCTTTGCTTTACCTGGGCTACCACCGCCAAACCGGGGACCATTCCCAGACCCAAACAATCCCAATCCCCAGCCTTTAAGACAACCACAACGCCCGCTTACTAATGGACGAGTAGTAGTCCTCATTGACCCCGGACATGGCGGTAAAGACCCTGGAGCAGTAGGTCTTGGGGGATTACGCGAAAAGGATATTATTTTGTCTATTGGCAAAAGAATAGCTCAGGTTTTGCAGCAAAATGGCGTACAAGTAGTTATGACGCGAGATTCTGACTATTTCGTTACCCTTCCGGGACGGGTGCAATTAGCAGAGCGAGCGAATGCTGATGTCTTTGTTAGCATTCATGCTAATGCAGTTGGGCCAGGTCGTTCGGATGTCAGTGGCTTAGAAACGTATTATTACGGCAGTGGTTTGGGTCTAGCTCGCACTGTCCATAACAGTATTCTTCAAAATGTAAATGTCAGAGATAGGGGAGTGCGGCGAGCCAGATTTTTTGTCCTCAGAAAAAGTTCTATGCCCTCTATTCTCGTAGAAACAGGTTATTTGACTGGTCGAGATGATAACGCTAAACTCAGAACCTCAGCTTATCAAAATCAAATGGCAGATGCGATCGCTCGTGGCGTTCTTCAGTATCTAAAGAGACGATAA
- a CDS encoding N-acetylmuramoyl-L-alanine amidase encodes MKLHWLLSSTIGTIFMLSSPAMAARLQSWRFDTNQNRLEINTLGNVQPQAQLIFNPTRLVIDLPGTTFGRPQLTQQVGGGIRAIRVGQFDEQTTRIVVELTPGYTLDPKGVQFVGRTGESPAGTLRERWMVQLPTPVAENVSSNTGGQQEQAIATEISPRTSPPLFPPRNIYNVVTASPVNPPKNGMLAARVTQIENLQVTGDGFFIRTNGGNPQIQVNPSNDQRAINIDIAGATLSPNLGQRDLPINRYGVSRIQFSQLQTSPSVVRMTLQVDENSQNWRATTSSVGGFVVLPSRGVAQLPGGNSPRPIPSTNTSPATIQSVQLAGNGTQLLIRGDQALSATGGWDRTSGLFRITINNARLAPKVTGPTFDANSPILRVRLQPQESNTVVVLVQPAAGVQIGELNQVGDQLLALELQRSSSVTPSIGLPPLPSPNLSQLPNPTDNPPPISQPQPRPSVPRGKLLVVIDPGHGGKDSGAPGLGGLLEKDVILPIGKRVAAILEQNGVQAVLTRDADFFVELQGRVEIAERVNATAFVSIHANSVDNRPNVNGLEVYYYDSGYALAEVVRNSILQNIPTIKDRGTRKARFYVLRKSSMPSILVETGYMTGYEDNPRLGTPEYQNQMAEAIAQGILKYLQR; translated from the coding sequence GTGAAATTACACTGGTTACTATCCAGTACTATTGGAACTATCTTCATGCTGTCGTCGCCGGCAATGGCCGCGAGACTCCAATCTTGGCGTTTTGATACCAACCAAAATCGTCTGGAAATTAATACTTTGGGGAATGTTCAACCCCAAGCACAATTAATTTTTAATCCCACTCGTTTAGTAATTGATTTGCCAGGAACCACATTTGGGCGTCCGCAGTTAACCCAACAGGTGGGCGGAGGAATTCGTGCTATCCGTGTTGGGCAGTTTGACGAACAAACAACGCGCATAGTTGTGGAATTGACTCCTGGTTATACTCTTGACCCTAAGGGAGTACAATTTGTTGGCAGAACTGGCGAATCCCCTGCGGGGACACTTCGTGAACGCTGGATGGTGCAATTACCTACGCCAGTAGCTGAAAATGTATCCTCAAATACTGGGGGGCAACAAGAACAAGCAATAGCAACAGAGATTTCACCGAGAACATCTCCACCACTGTTCCCCCCAAGAAATATTTACAACGTGGTGACAGCAAGCCCTGTCAATCCGCCTAAAAACGGAATGCTTGCCGCCAGAGTTACTCAAATTGAGAACTTACAAGTCACAGGCGATGGTTTTTTCATCCGTACCAATGGTGGTAATCCTCAGATTCAGGTAAATCCTAGCAACGATCAGAGGGCAATTAACATTGATATTGCTGGCGCTACTTTATCACCAAATCTAGGGCAGCGCGATTTACCGATTAATCGCTATGGTGTCAGCCGCATTCAGTTCAGCCAACTACAAACAAGCCCATCTGTTGTTCGCATGACTTTACAGGTGGATGAAAATAGTCAAAATTGGCGAGCAACCACTAGCAGTGTTGGTGGTTTTGTGGTTCTGCCTAGTCGTGGCGTTGCCCAGTTGCCTGGAGGTAATAGTCCACGCCCAATACCATCTACTAACACTTCACCTGCTACAATTCAGTCTGTGCAATTGGCTGGTAATGGTACACAACTACTGATTAGAGGCGACCAAGCTTTATCTGCTACAGGAGGCTGGGATAGAACTTCTGGTCTGTTCCGCATCACCATCAACAATGCTCGGTTAGCTCCCAAGGTTACAGGCCCGACTTTTGATGCTAATAGTCCTATCCTGCGAGTTCGCCTGCAACCACAAGAATCCAATACTGTCGTCGTCTTGGTTCAACCAGCAGCCGGAGTACAAATTGGGGAACTCAATCAGGTTGGCGACCAGCTTTTGGCCTTAGAATTACAACGCTCTAGTAGCGTCACGCCTTCGATTGGTTTACCTCCTCTGCCATCGCCAAATCTAAGTCAATTGCCAAACCCCACAGACAACCCCCCTCCTATCTCCCAGCCACAGCCACGCCCCTCAGTTCCCAGAGGGAAATTACTAGTTGTGATTGACCCAGGACATGGTGGAAAAGACTCAGGTGCCCCAGGTTTGGGCGGACTTTTAGAAAAGGATGTAATCCTGCCTATTGGTAAAAGGGTAGCAGCAATTTTAGAGCAAAATGGTGTACAAGCGGTGCTAACGCGGGATGCTGACTTTTTCGTAGAACTTCAGGGACGGGTAGAAATTGCCGAGCGAGTGAATGCGACTGCATTTGTCAGCATTCACGCTAATTCGGTTGATAATCGTCCTAATGTCAATGGGTTAGAAGTATATTATTATGATAGTGGTTATGCTTTAGCTGAAGTAGTTCGCAATTCCATTCTCCAAAACATCCCTACCATTAAAGACCGAGGAACCCGCAAAGCTAGATTCTACGTTCTCAGGAAAAGCTCTATGCCCTCGATTTTAGTGGAAACAGGCTATATGACTGGTTACGAGGATAATCCTAGATTGGGAACACCAGAGTATCAAAATCAAATGGCAGAAGCGATCGCTCAAGGCATCCTAAAATACTTACAGCGTTAA
- the murI gene encoding glutamate racemase, with translation MYSSSIFEANLDNFSDQEPQRAPIGIFDSGVGGLTVLRQVYRHLPNESIIYFGDTARLPYGIRSQAEILQFTREILTWLQQEQVKMVIMACNTSSALALETVRQEFNIPILGVILPGAKAAVQQGKRIGVIATPATAKSNAYKHAILEIAPDVQVWQVGCPEFVPLIEQNRIHDPYTAEVARAYLEPLLEQEIDTLVHGCTHYPHLTPVLRSLLPSHVQLVDPAIHVVAACAQELDLLGLKNTHLPVPTRFAVSGCPKQFSQSGVQWLGYTPMVEEVCFTDTAISQLH, from the coding sequence GTGTATTCATCTTCGATCTTTGAAGCGAATCTTGACAATTTTTCTGATCAAGAACCCCAACGTGCCCCAATTGGCATTTTTGACAGTGGTGTGGGTGGACTGACGGTACTACGACAAGTATATCGGCACCTCCCTAATGAATCAATTATTTACTTTGGGGATACAGCTAGACTTCCTTACGGTATTCGTTCACAAGCAGAAATTTTACAATTTACGCGCGAAATTCTTACCTGGCTACAACAGGAGCAGGTAAAAATGGTAATTATGGCTTGTAACACCAGTTCTGCGCTAGCCCTTGAAACTGTGCGTCAAGAATTCAACATACCCATTTTGGGAGTAATTCTACCAGGTGCAAAAGCTGCCGTGCAGCAAGGAAAGCGGATTGGTGTAATTGCCACTCCAGCTACGGCTAAAAGTAATGCTTATAAGCACGCTATACTCGAAATTGCCCCTGATGTCCAAGTCTGGCAAGTTGGATGTCCAGAGTTTGTGCCACTCATCGAGCAAAACCGGATTCACGACCCCTACACTGCTGAAGTAGCACGAGCTTACCTAGAGCCTTTATTAGAGCAGGAAATTGACACCTTAGTTCACGGCTGTACCCATTATCCTCACCTTACACCAGTATTGCGATCGCTCCTCCCCTCCCATGTCCAACTGGTTGACCCAGCTATTCATGTCGTAGCAGCTTGTGCCCAAGAGTTAGACTTACTAGGTTTAAAAAATACCCATCTCCCAGTGCCAACTCGCTTCGCTGTTAGTGGTTGTCCGAAACAGTTTTCCCAGTCAGGAGTCCAGTGGCTAGGCTATACCCCAATGGTTGAAGAGGTTTGCTTCACTGATACCGCTATTTCCCAACTCCATTGA
- the sds gene encoding solanesyl diphosphate synthase: protein MTPATSLFTPVEADLRLLADNLKQLVGNRHPILFAAAEHLFGAGGKRIRPAIVLLISRATMLDQEITPRHRRLAEITEMIHTASLVHDDVVDESDVRRGVPTVHSLFGNRIAILAGDFLFAQSSWYLANLDNLEVVKLLSEVIMDLATGEIQQGLNRFDAGISIETYLQKSYYKTASLIANSSKAAGLLSEVSRETVEHLYSYGRHFGIAFQIVDDILDFTSTTDTLGKPVGSDLKSGNLTAPVLFALAQKPSLEVLIEREFAQEEDLEQALALIQDSQGIQQARELAAHHAKLAIEHLAVLPPSESHQALINIAEYTLSRLF from the coding sequence ATGACCCCAGCCACCTCCCTGTTTACCCCTGTGGAAGCAGACCTGCGACTACTAGCAGATAACCTAAAACAGCTAGTTGGAAATCGCCACCCCATTCTGTTTGCAGCAGCCGAACATTTATTCGGTGCTGGGGGAAAGCGTATCAGGCCAGCAATTGTCCTGCTAATATCGCGGGCAACAATGTTAGATCAAGAGATTACACCGCGTCATCGCCGCTTAGCTGAGATTACAGAAATGATTCACACAGCTAGCTTGGTACATGACGATGTGGTTGATGAATCAGACGTGCGGCGAGGCGTTCCTACCGTTCATAGTTTGTTCGGTAATCGCATTGCCATATTAGCAGGAGATTTTCTTTTTGCCCAATCGTCCTGGTATTTAGCAAACTTGGACAATTTGGAGGTAGTGAAACTCCTCTCAGAAGTCATTATGGATTTGGCTACTGGGGAGATCCAGCAAGGATTGAATCGTTTTGATGCTGGTATTTCTATTGAGACTTACCTCCAAAAGAGTTATTACAAAACAGCTTCATTAATCGCCAACAGTTCTAAAGCTGCTGGGTTACTCAGTGAAGTCTCGCGAGAAACTGTTGAGCATCTATACAGCTACGGTCGTCATTTTGGTATAGCATTTCAAATTGTTGACGACATTCTAGATTTCACCAGCACAACAGATACTTTGGGTAAACCAGTGGGGTCGGATCTTAAAAGTGGTAATCTGACTGCACCTGTTTTATTTGCTTTAGCCCAAAAACCATCCTTAGAAGTGCTGATAGAGCGAGAGTTTGCTCAAGAAGAGGATTTAGAGCAAGCACTAGCACTAATTCAAGATAGTCAAGGCATACAGCAGGCGCGAGAGTTAGCTGCTCACCATGCTAAGTTAGCAATTGAACATCTTGCAGTTCTGCCACCCTCAGAATCCCACCAGGCATTGATTAACATAGCTGAGTACACACTGAGCCGCCTTTTTTAA